CTTTTACCTTACGATAGTAAGGCATAAGTGAGTATTCACCCGGATATTGCCCTGTTAAGCCTTTCCATGCATATGACCAGTTGTCATTGCCTGCCACAGTTGCTGCATAGTTTACGGCATAAGAAACGAGGTTTAACTGCTGTTGATCTTTAGGATCTAGACGTAATAAGGTATGGCCAAACATTGAGCTTGGATTACCCATAAAATCTGTAGCGTAAATTAGGGTCGCTTTATAAGGCTTAATCTGCCCAATCCAGTTTTCAAATTCTGAACATTTTACTTGCGGCAATTCATTTTCTTGAATGCCTAATTGCTGTATAAGCCACTGACTGCGTGCCGGAAATTTACAACGAATTGACTGGTTATCTTGCGTAGGTATAAATAATGCCGAGATGTCTGCTTTCAGCTCTTCTTTTAAATTATTTTTTCCATTTTTTGATAGGAAATAGCCAGCATAAGTGACCTCACTTTTCTGGTTTTTATTGGCATACATGAGCCTTTGCCATGTAATGTCTTGGTCTAATTTTTTTTGTTCTGCAATGGACCAGTAGTTTTGAATAGATGGATTTGTTTCTGCTGAATACGCAATATTCACTGCCAAAGAGGCAAAAATTAAAACAACCGATTTCATTAAGCTCATCAATTTTAATCATTAAATATAAGAAAAACCCTGCCAAATGACAGGGTTTTCAATTTCAAATTTATACGTAAGCTTTTAAAACTTCGTCTTTAGCCATTACGTTTTGTAATGATGCTAATACTTGAAGTGTATTTTGGTTGTTTGTTGAATAGATTTCACCAAAGTTTGCTTTTGAAACTTTGAAGAAACGGTCTTTATCTTGTGGTTTGATTTGCATTAACTCAGCAAGTACATTCAGGCTTTCACCTTGGCCTACAGCCATGTCACGCGCTAAAGCTTCTGCATTTTCATTTGTGAAAGTAACAACTTGTGCTGTAACTGTTCCACCCTGACGGCAACCTAAAGTACCGAAAGTAATACCTAATAATTGGTTAGTAAAAATACCGTTTGTTGTTGCAGCAAGAATTTTAGGCACCACTCCTTTTTGGCCAGCCCATACTTGCGTACCCACACCACAACCTACATCGTTATCAGCCATAGCAACACTTGAACCAGCTGCTAACAAAGCAGCTAAAGCTAATTTTTTTAACATAGATGTATATCTCCAAAAATCATTATTGATTGTTTCTTATGTATTGTTATGTGTAATTCTTATTACACGATATTAAAGATAGCGATAAGCCAATCATTTAGCAATTAAAAAATAAATAATATGATAAAAAGTGTAAAAGAAAAATTTATCTTAAATTCCAGTTACCTTGATTATCTCGATGACCTAATATTTTAAGCACCAGTACTAAACTTAAGAGTAATAATAAATACCATGAACCAAGTTTACCCCAGCCCACCATATGCCAAGCCTCTACCTGACTTGGATAAAGCCAGATTTTATAAAAGGTACTAATATTTTCAGCAATCCAGATCAGAAAAGCGAGTGTAAACAATACAGGCAACATCGGGATTTTAAATTTATGCTCATTTAATTGGAAATAAAGTTTTGTTTTCCAAAAAATAAAAACACTGATGGCAAATAAAATATAGCGAATATCGGGTACAAAAAATTTACTCATAAAGTTTATATATGAGAAAAATGCGAGCAAAAGCATACTTCCAAAACTCGGAAGTTTTTCAAATGAAACTTGCAGCAGGCGTATTGAGCGTGCAAAAAAACTACCTACGGCAGAGTACATAAAGCCTGCAAATAAAGGCACAGTCAAAATTTTAAATACCGCAGGCTGCGGATATTGCCATGAAGCAATCGCAGGATGAGTCAAGAATATTTCCATGGCCATCGCCATGACATGAAATAAAGCAATAACTTTGGCTTCTGCCCATGATTCAAGTTTTAAATATAAGAGACATATCTGAATAATCAGTGCATATATGAGTAAATAATCATAACGATAAAAACCCATATATTCATGGCTTCCCATCGACGCAGTTAGGGCAAAAGCGATGAGAAGCAAAATACCAAACAAGGCTGCCGAAACAGCCTTGCCAATAAATTGAAGAGGTAAAAACAGATATTGCACAAAAAACTATCCTAGATATTTAGCACTATACTCATGTACTGTATCTACAAAGATTTTTGGCTGCGCCGGATCTACCCATTGGGTAATTCCGTGCCCTAAGTTAGCAACGTAACCGGTCTTCTCACCGTTTGCATAAGCATCATCTAACATTGCTTTTACAGCTTTTTCAATTGAAGCCGCCGAACCATATAAAACAGCCGGGTCAAGGTTCCCTTGTAGGGCAACACGACCTGCCACCGTGGTTCGAGCCGTATTTAATGGTGTCGTCCAGTCCAGCCCTAATGCATCGGCACCTGTCGTGATCATTGGTTCTAACCATTGACCGCCACCTTTAGTGAACACAATCACTGGAATACGGCGTCCATCTTTTTCACGTTGTAAGCCCGCGATAATCTTCTTCATATAGTTAAGAGAGAACTCTACATATTCACGGTGTGCTAAAGCCCCACCCCAACTATCAAAGATTTGAATTGCCTGAGCGCCTGCATCAATTTGCGCATTTAAGTAGTCAATGACTGAATCTGCTAAATGGTCGAGCAACGCATGCAAAACTTCCGGCTGCGCATACATCATTTGCTTGGTAAAACGGAACTCTTTGCTTGAACCACCTTCAACCATATAAGTCGCCAGTGTCCAAGGACTACCCGAAAAACCGATCAGTGGAACTTGTCCACCTAAAGCAGAACGAATCGTACTTACTGCATTCATCACATAATCAAGATCGGCTTTAGCATTAAGCTTAGGTAAGTTAGCCACATCTTGTTCAGTACGTACCGTTTTATGAAACTTCGGACCTTCTCCAGTTTCAAAATATAGTCCAAGCCCTAATGCGTCTGGAATAGTTAAAATATCTGAAAATAAAATTGCTGCGTCTAAATCGTAGCGACGCAAAGGCTGTAAAGTCACTTCACAAGCAAACTCTGTATTTTTGCATAAAGATAGAAAGTCACCAGCTTTTGAGCGTGTTTCCCGATATTCAGGCAAATAACGTCCTGCTTGGCGCATCATCCATATTGGAGTGGTATCTACAGGCTCACGTAATAAAGCACGTAAGAAACGATCATTTTTAAGTGTCGTCATTGCCGATCTCTATCTTTTTCATGTGGCAGCATCATAACAAAAGGTGAGTGTTTTTATAATTTCAATTTCACACAAAAAACTTGCCAATCTACTAAAAAATGCATATTTACACAAAAGTCTACTGCAAGAAGAAACGTTTTCTGCAATACTTGCAGCATGTTACATCGGGTTTATTTATATCCCTTCGAGTCTCAAATAAGCCAATATTAAATTCATAAGAATGAATGATTGGTGAGTTTATGGCCTAAAGGATCTGATTTTCCCTATTGCTTATATGAAAATTCTTAAGGTTGAATTACATGTTTGTTCGCTCATTACTCGCTATGAGTTTAAGTTGTATTATTGCTAATGTTGCTTTGGCTGCGTCAACAACTGAGCAACCACTGAACCCTAATAAAGTATCTGCTCCTGTAGAAGATCCGATTGATCCGCTTGCTGTAGATGCTGCTTCAACTGTAAAAGCTCAAGCTCAGACTCAGATTACTGCACAAGAACAAAATGACCTAAATAGAGCGTCAACAACATTACAAAATTTACAAAAAGCTGAAGACCAAAATGCTGATTCAGGTATTGCCGCTTCAACGCCAGTAGCTACGGCTAAAACCACAACAGCTACTCCGTCTACAGCAACTTCTGCGCCAGCGGTTACATGGACATTAGATAGCTTAAACAACGCTGAGTGGTATGAAAATATTGGCAAAGGCCAACTTCCAGTTTATGCACGCGCTCACGTTATGCTTAATAATGCACATGCTTCACCGGGTGCTATCGATGGCATGAGCGGTAAAAATACATTAAAAGCAATTGCATCTTTCCAGCAAATGAATGGTTTATCTCCTACTGGCGAGTTAACTAAAGAAACTTGGGATGCGCTTGTTGCTAAACAAAACAAACCAGCGTTTATTGAATACACCATTACTGATGCCGATTTAAAAGGTCCTTACGCACAATCAATTCCTTCTGACTATGCTTTACAAGCAAAAATGAAAGGTTTGTACTACACACGCGTAAGTGAAATGTTGGGCGAGAAGTTTCATATTGATGAAGCCTTCTTAAAGAAAATTAACCCGACTGCGACATTCAAAAAAGTTGGTGAAAAAATCATTGTTCCAAATGTACGCAATGACTTACCAGAAGATATTCACTTGATTATTGCGCATAAAGGTGCGAAACAGTTGTATCTGTTTAACAGCCGTAATCAAATGATTGCGTCATTTCCTGCAACAATTGGCAGTACTGATACGCCATCTCCGACCGGTACTTACAAGGTAGTAGGTGTAGCACGTAATCCTTGGTACAGCTACTCTCCTTCTAACTTTGTACAAGGCAATAACTTAAAACCGCTTTCATTACCACCAGGTCCAAATGCTCCTGTAGGTAATATCTGGATTGGTTTAAGCAAAAAATCATTTGGTATTCACGGTACACCAAACCCGTCTTTAATTTCTAAAACTGCATCACACGGTTGTATCCGTTTAACGAACTGGGATGCTAACGATTTAGGTAATAAAGTACGTTCAGGCGTAACTGTTAAATTCTTAGAATAATCCTCTTAATTAAAAGAGCCTGCTTTATGCAGGCTTTTTTATTAAATTTTTTAGCATAGCCCCGTGGAATATGTAGTTATTATTTTGGCTATAAAAATAAAACCTGCCCAGGTTTACTAATTACACAGCAACTTTTGTATTTAGAATATTTAGCATGGTTTGCATTTTAGCTTCTGTTTCTAGCCATTCAGCTTCAGCATCTGACCCTTCAACAATCCCCGCACCAGCATATAAGCGCATTTTATTTTCACTGAGTAGACCACATCGAATTGTCACTACCCACTCACCATTACCCTCCGCATCCATCCAGCCGACTAACCCCGTGTAATAATGTCGGTCATAACCTTCATGATCTAAAATAAACTGCTTAGCAACATGAGTTGGTGAGCCACAAACTGCTGGTGTTGGATGTAATTCTAATGCAAGGTTTAAGGCATCGGGAGCTTGTTGCTTAAGCACACCTTGGAATTCTGATGATAAATGCAACATTGTTGATGTTTCTAAAATATCTGGAAATTCAGAAACCTTAAGCTCTACACAATGAGTGGCTAAATTTCTAATAATATTTTCAACCACAATTCGATGTTCATGTTGGTCTTTCTCAGAATGATTTAATTCTTGTTGGCTGACGAAATTTTTTTCGGAAATCTGAGATTTGGGTCTAGAACCGGCCAAAGGATTACTGGTTACAATACGACCTTGTTTTGATAAAAGCAGTTCTGGGCTTGCGCCTAGAATATAATTATTATGTTCTACTGGAATCACAAAATTATAAGCATTTGGATTTTGTTTTAATAAAGCAGCCAATAAGTTTTCTGGCTCTTGATGACGGTTGAACTCATATTCAACAGCCTGAGAAAGAACAACTTTTTCTACCTTCTTTTTCTCAAAAGCATCTAATGCTAACTGTACTGTACCTTCAAATTTTTGGCGTTGAATGAGTAATGATTTATTAATTATCTCAATGTTATTACGATTTTTTAATGAGTTAATCGTAGAAGATGCTTGTGTTATTTTTTTATGATCAGCATAAAAATTTAAGCTACTTTTCTTTGTAATATCAAAAGGTATAGCACCAATTAAAACTGGATTTTGATGGCCTTGCTTTTTAATTTCTTCAAAGCATTTTGCAATCTCTTCATTCAATAGTGCGGTATTTGCTGCAGGTGTATTTAACGTTTTAACGAATTCGTTGACCTCAAGATAATAATTCTTCGTAGAAAAACATGAAAATTTCTTTTGACCGATATGATCTAAATTTTGCTCTACTGATATTTGAGTCTGCATCATCTGTATATCACCTCTCACATTGATTTTTTTCAAGCAAATTCTGTAGTACTTCTTTTTAAATATAAGGATATAAAAATACTGAAACACACATTAATGCAAATGATTATTATTATCAATAACAAATTTAGTTTTCAATGCAAGAAATTGTAATTATCTCGTTATTTGTATGAAAAAAATAAACTTTAACCTCTAGAGTTATCTCGATTAAACTTTCTTGTCTAAGGTAAAAATAAAGAAACGCGCCATCTAGCGCTTTAAATTTTATATTCTTAAAATCAATAATTTGCTTATATTTTAAATAAAATGCCTTAATGATACTTTCTTTAGCGGAGAATATTATCAAATATAAATATGCTTGATCTTTTAGTAGCTTTTCAATTTCTTCTTGCTCGTTTTTATTGAGAAAAACATCATAAAATTCATCTTTCTTTTGAAAAAAAATATAATGTTTTTGAGACTCTATATCGATTCCAAATATTTTTTCTTTAGGTGTGTTATTTCTAGCATATGCGATGGCATAACATGATTTTTTTGATCCAACATGACTAATCCCCCCCATCACTCCTTCGGGCCATAGGGGTTCCCCATGTCTACCTTGATAGACAATAGAATCTTGTAAGTTAAAGCTTTGTAATGCATATTTTGCTGCTAAGCGCCCCGTCAAGAACTCTAATTGACGAATGAAGCGTGAGCTTTTTATATTCGGTGGAAGAAATATATTCAGCTCTTGATAGATATGATCAAGCTGAGGTATTTCTTTGATTTGGCTGAGCTGGACCTTATGTATATCTATCCCGAAAGCTGTTAGCTTTTCATATTGAATATTTATTTCATCCAGACATGAATTAGCCCCTCTACTTAGCTGCTTCTTCGTATTCATAGCATGGACTTTATTCAATATTCACGGTCAATGTTTCAACGATGGCAGCAATGTTTTCAAGCATCTTCACTCGAGTTTCGGGATTGAGAAAGTAGAAATGGTCCCCTTCAAACTCAATGCTTCCTAACCAATTTTCTGTGTGTTGTTGCCATGCATCCATCATTCTTTTGTTAGGAATATCAGGGTCCTGTTTGCCATAAAATGCAACGATCGGAACCTCAGTCTTATGAATCTTCTCGCCAAGTAATTGATCACTAAGATAGAAATCATTACGAATGATTTTGAGAAAGAATGTGAGTGCATCCTGATTATTTAAAATTTCATCAGGAAAATTATTGTATCGCTTTAATTCATCAATAATTTTTTCATCAGTTAGCTCATGCTTGTACCGCATATGTTGAATATAGTGATGCTCAGGTCGGCTACTTATAACAATTAATCTCAACTGATCAATTATGGTTTTTTCATTCAAATAATTGAGTACTTTCCAAATCAAGCTACCTCCTACACTATGTCCAAATAAAATGAAGGGTGTGTCTGAGTAAGCTTGTATTTCATTGGCAATTTGCATAGCCAATAGATCAGGATCATCAATCAATGGTTCATTTATTTTTATACCATGACCCGAATATTCAATAGGAATAATACGAATATTGTCAGAGATCTGCTTTTTCCATGGATGATAAATACTTGCGCTACTCCCCGCAGGCGGTAAACAGAACATATTATATTGAGGTTTATTCATTCAAGAATTCTCCAAATATTAAGCATTTTTCTTTTATAAAAAATGCTTAAATCAGATTTCTGCGCTATTTTTTTAAACAGAAGTTGAAGCTAAATTGATAGTTTGAGTCGGTTGCCAAATAGCTGAGTCACGATGTGTGACAAAAATAACCGTAGAAGAAAGAGCACGTATCGTTGTAACAATTTCCTGCTCAGTCTCTTCATCCAAGGCAGAGGTTGCTTCATCAAGTATTAAAATCGGCGCATTTTTGAGTAATGCTCGGGCAATTGCGACCCGCTGACGTTCACCACCAGACAATGCGGTGCCTTGTTTACCCACCGATTGATTAATTCCTTCTGAACTACGGTCAATCATTGCTCCTAATGCGGCATCTCTTGCAGCCTTTTCTATTTCATCATCAGTTGCATCAGATTTTCCTAAACGGATATTTTCAGCCAGTGTACCTGTGAACAAAATAGGTTCTTGTGTGACATAAGCGATATTCGAGACCAAATCTTCATATTTCATTTGATCAAGAGCTATACCACCTAGGGTAATTTTTCCTATTTGTGGATCATCAAACCGTGTAAGCAATTCAAGTAAAGTACTCTTACCACTACCACTTGGTCCGGTAACCCATACTCTGCTCCCCAATGTGATATCGAGAGATATATTTTCAAGTGCTGGCGCATAGCTAACGCCTTGTACCGAAATATGATGGCCAGTAGGAATTTGAGGGTGTAATGGCTCAGGCAACTCAGGTGGATGGGTGATCTGATTAAAGTTGCGTAGTGCAGCAAATAAATCATTGATATGCAACCCTGCAGTAGCAAGTTCACCTAACGGCGCTGCTGCACGTCCAATTAAGACGAGTAATGCCAATACCAAAGCAGCATGATTGACTCCAGCGATCACCAGATACGTTGCCATCCCTGCAATGGGTAAAACACTTGCCAAGGTCGCAACAAAACTTGCAAATGCAGCAGCACGGTTGATCCGTACTAATGTCTCTTCTTGCTCTTCCCAACGATGTTCCAGCCTTTGAACCGCACGTTCTGGTCCCGCGGCTGTGCGTAATAACTCAACATGATCAACCAATTCCAACGTTGCTTGTGAAGCAGCTAAATCGGCAGTATTACGTTTTTTATCAATATGCATGAGTGCACGTTGTGCTAGGAATTGAGCAAATAAAGAGAGTAAAAGTAAGCCTAAAGCGACAAATGCTACGCCTGCTCCAGCAAGCAGGCCTATTCCTATTGTGAGAAATAAAGGCATAAAAGGCGCATGTAAAAAGGTTTGCAATTGATGAGCAGGAATACTCATAAACCCAGGAATTCCCTGTCCAGCAATTGTCTTAATCTGAGCACGCTGTTCATTGGTAAACCAAGAGAGCTTGGCACGAGCTAAAGATTTGCCTAACTCAGCAAATAGGTCCCCTGCTAAACGCACACCAGTAAGGAAGCCAGCACGAGTGACTATAACTGTCACTAATATTGCTGCAATTGCACTGATGAGAACCCAGCTTGGTGACCATTGATTGACAATTGCAAATGCCAATACGGTATATGCGATTGCTTCAATTGCTGCAACAATGATCCATCCAATACCAACAATAATTAATTTTTGTTTGGCCGCACGAGGAAGCATCGAAAAAATCTGATCTTTATTTAATTTAGCAGCAGTATTCATAAAGATTTCCCTGAGTCAGTTGGGCCTTTAAGCACTAACCTGTTGTCGGCATGAGCAGCTAAGGCAAGATCATGAGTGACCATGACGATGGTTTTATTCTGGTTTTTAGCTAAGTCGCTTAACTCCAATATTATTTTTGTCGCATTGGTCTGGTCGAGTGCGCTCGTTGGCTCGTCTAATAAAATAATAGGAGCTGAGGATAAAAACGCACGCGCTATTCCTATGCGCTGTTTTTCACCGCCTGAAAGTAAAGTTGCATATGCATTTAAATCTACTTTTAGTTGGGCCTTGAGTAATGCCTGCTCAAGTTGTGCATCATTTGCATTAACGGCAGATAAGGACAAGTTTTCTCTTACTGTGGTCGGTAATACATCTCCACCTTGTGGAATAAACAAAACCTTTTCATGCCTTAGTTTTTCATGTAATTGCAAAATATCTGTTTTGGCTAATTGAACGACACCTTCTTGCAATACGGCTAAACCAGCAAGTGCTCGCAGTAAGGTTGTTTTGCCAACTCCACTCGGCCCTGTAATTGCAGTCATTGAATTTTTTGGAAATGAATAACTTAATCGATCAAATACTTTTTGATTTTCAATTGCAAAGCTTGCATTAACTATTTCGAGTGTTACATCTCCCTCAATCTGTTGTAGATTGCCCGATGAGAGTACTGGCTCTTTTAAGAAAGCAGATAAACGACTAGCTGCAGCTCGCCCAGCAGCGACATAATCAAGACCATGCCCTAAACGTAGCGAAGGTGTCACGATGGCCAAACTAAAGAAAAGTGTTGCAGCCAAGGTCATGCTGTCGTATTGATAAGCTACAAAATAGGCTATGGCAAAGGTTGCAACAGCTTGTAGTAATGCAGTGGCAACAGCAGCGAGTGTTGCGACTTTACTCACCCAAGACACCATATTTTGAGTGAAATTTTGTGCTGATTGAGTATAGGCTGTTAAAGCACCTGATTGTTGCCCATATATTCGGTTATCACGAATGCCGCGCGCATAATCATCAGCAGAACCAATAATATCTAACATGACCTGCATACGCGCAGCGCCATCCCGTTTTGATACATGGGGAACAATAATTAAATAATAGAGTGAAGCCATTGCCCCAGGTAATAATACCCAAAGTGCCATCGGGCCCACCAACACAACTAATAAAACAATAGAAACTAAAGGGATTACAGCAAAAATCGCAATTTCCGACGGTAAATGCGCCACCATATGATGCAAAGTTGCGATATCGTCTGAAACCAGTCGTTTTAAGCTTTGGTCACCCTGTTTTGATAGGGTTGTGTTAGGTAACCGAATTAAATGATGAGCAATTTGACGACGTAATCGTGCCGAAAATCCAGCCTCTGCATCATGCACTAACCATGAAGCCAGTGCTGCCAATGCCGCCCCGACTATCCAAAAAACCGCTGAAAAGATCACCCAATAAGAAGATAAATAACCAATCAACTGAATCATGCCCCACATGGCAGTTAAAATGGCTAAACCAGAAAATACGGCAGCAAGTGTTCCTGCAAATAATTTAGGAAATGCTGGCTTGAGTGCAGGTGCCAAGGAAGAGTCTGTCATCAGATGAGATAACTTTAAATCAGACATGCTTATCTCTCTTTATATTCATAAAAAAAGCGGTACTTAAAATAAAATCTCGCTTCAATTGACCAGCAAGAATTGTCATTTTCGGCTTTAAAAAAGCATGAATAAGAAAATCATATAAAAAGTATTTTTTTAAAAACTTTAATTGCATCAAAAACTTCCTGACCACCCTATCAAAATATTTTTAGATCATTTTCTAGACTGTAAAAATTAATATGGATTTGTCTAAATCATCTTGGTTGATATGACTAAAAACCAACTGTACGTTTAGAGACACCTTGTAAATCAAAAATAACGTCGTCAATTAAGCTATCAATCTGACGTGTATCTCGGTGATGTGCCGTAGTAATTAAATGAGCCATATTTCCAGAGGTTGCCAGATAATGCTTTTTCCAGATGTGCTCTGAAGGACACGGAAATACCACAGTAATTGAATTCGGATTTCGCCAAGCAGGAATTCCCACTACCTGAAAGCGATCAACCGCGTACTGGGCCATTTTTAGACAATGTTGAATTCTCTGTCGTCTTTGTAAATTAGTTTGGCTACGTATTGCCGCCCACATCAACAAGACCGTATGACCATTACGAGAACCGCTAATGGTTTGATCACGTGTAGAGATATAGTCAACATCTACCGATATACACTCTACATTTTGGCGTTTGGCCACAACAATGCCACACGGAATCGGTGAGCCAATCATTTTATGACCAGACACACAGATTGAGTCGATACCATGAGCAAAGGAAAACGCTTGAGGATGATCAACAAAAGGTAAAATCATGCCACTTAAGGCAGCGTCGGCATGAATATAATAATCTCGGCGCATGATTCCGATTTGCGCTAAGCGCTCTTGAATCATTTCAATATCATCAATTGCACCGGTCATGGTCGTACCAATATTTGCAAAAATAATGGGGTGACTTTCTTTATTGGTTTTTATTTTATGGATTAAATCATCATAGTCGATTTCACCATTATCCAATGATTCGATCACACAAGATTTCATCTGCAATAATTTGGCGATTTTTCTCACCGAATAATGCGTATCTTTTGAGTAATATAATGTGGAATCAGGAAATAGCTCACGCGCCAGATAGCAGCCAAACATATTACCTTCTGTGCCACCATTGGTTACGTATCCCCAGCTTTCTTCAAAGGGAATTTGAAAAATTTCAGCAAAATACGCCATCACATCTTTTTCAAACTCAAAAGAATTCAATGCGTAATTACTATAGTCTTTCCAATCACCACAATTATTAATAGAGAATTTGAAAAAACGGAATAAAGCGGAATAATCAAAATCTGCAGATTCAGGATATCCAATATTGAAGTATTGATGTTTTAAACAGTAATTCCAGAATGTCTCTATTCTCTCTTGATCAGCAGGCGATAAAATCATTTTTTGCTCCGTTAATATGACGATTACAAGTCGTCTAAGGAGTCGCTATCAAAGATATAAATTTTATGTATAAATTTAGCGACCAGGATTTGTCGTATGCCTTATGATGGCAACCCTCTACCCTGCAATCCTTTGCCGTGCATCAACCAATGACCACCAATTTGATAAAGTGGGTGTGCGTCCTAATTCTTCAAAACTAATATTGATTCCTTGTGCTTTGAGTTCCGAAGAAAACTGCATAATTCGTAATGAGTCCAATCCATAAAGAATCAGGTTTTCTTCAGGATCTAATTCATCTTCTTCAATA
The window above is part of the Acinetobacter baumannii genome. Proteins encoded here:
- the barA gene encoding acinetobactin export ABC transporter permease/ATP-binding subunit BarA encodes the protein MSDLKLSHLMTDSSLAPALKPAFPKLFAGTLAAVFSGLAILTAMWGMIQLIGYLSSYWVIFSAVFWIVGAALAALASWLVHDAEAGFSARLRRQIAHHLIRLPNTTLSKQGDQSLKRLVSDDIATLHHMVAHLPSEIAIFAVIPLVSIVLLVVLVGPMALWVLLPGAMASLYYLIIVPHVSKRDGAARMQVMLDIIGSADDYARGIRDNRIYGQQSGALTAYTQSAQNFTQNMVSWVSKVATLAAVATALLQAVATFAIAYFVAYQYDSMTLAATLFFSLAIVTPSLRLGHGLDYVAAGRAAASRLSAFLKEPVLSSGNLQQIEGDVTLEIVNASFAIENQKVFDRLSYSFPKNSMTAITGPSGVGKTTLLRALAGLAVLQEGVVQLAKTDILQLHEKLRHEKVLFIPQGGDVLPTTVRENLSLSAVNANDAQLEQALLKAQLKVDLNAYATLLSGGEKQRIGIARAFLSSAPIILLDEPTSALDQTNATKIILELSDLAKNQNKTIVMVTHDLALAAHADNRLVLKGPTDSGKSL
- the basG gene encoding acinetobactin biosynthesis histidine decarboxylase BasG; translated protein: MILSPADQERIETFWNYCLKHQYFNIGYPESADFDYSALFRFFKFSINNCGDWKDYSNYALNSFEFEKDVMAYFAEIFQIPFEESWGYVTNGGTEGNMFGCYLARELFPDSTLYYSKDTHYSVRKIAKLLQMKSCVIESLDNGEIDYDDLIHKIKTNKESHPIIFANIGTTMTGAIDDIEMIQERLAQIGIMRRDYYIHADAALSGMILPFVDHPQAFSFAHGIDSICVSGHKMIGSPIPCGIVVAKRQNVECISVDVDYISTRDQTISGSRNGHTVLLMWAAIRSQTNLQRRQRIQHCLKMAQYAVDRFQVVGIPAWRNPNSITVVFPCPSEHIWKKHYLATSGNMAHLITTAHHRDTRQIDSLIDDVIFDLQGVSKRTVGF